The following proteins are co-located in the Mycolicibacterium goodii genome:
- a CDS encoding MBL fold metallo-hydrolase, producing MSDLAHPAYGLLRPVTESASVLLCNNPGLMTLEGTNTWVLRAPGSDEIVVVDPGPDDDEHITRVAELGTIRLVLISHRHEDHTGGIDRIVERTGAVVRAVGSGFLRGLGGPLTDGEVIDAAGLRITVLATPGHTADSLSFVLDDGDGPGAVLTADTVLGRGTTVIDTEDGSLRDYLESLRRLRGLGQRVVLPGHGPELGDLSAVTEMYLAHREERLEQVRGALRELGDDATARQIVEHVYTDVDEKLWDAAEQSVQAQLDYLHG from the coding sequence GTGAGCGATCTCGCCCACCCCGCCTACGGGTTGTTGCGGCCGGTGACCGAATCGGCATCGGTGCTGCTGTGCAACAACCCCGGGCTCATGACGCTGGAGGGCACCAACACCTGGGTGTTGCGTGCACCGGGCAGCGACGAGATCGTCGTGGTCGACCCGGGCCCTGACGACGACGAGCACATCACGCGCGTCGCCGAGCTCGGGACGATCCGCCTGGTGCTCATCAGCCACCGGCACGAGGACCACACCGGCGGCATCGACAGGATCGTCGAACGCACCGGGGCGGTGGTGCGCGCGGTGGGCAGCGGATTCCTGCGCGGGCTGGGTGGTCCGTTGACCGACGGCGAGGTGATCGACGCGGCGGGGCTGCGCATCACGGTGCTGGCGACGCCCGGGCACACCGCGGACTCGTTGTCGTTCGTGCTCGACGACGGCGACGGGCCGGGTGCGGTGCTGACCGCCGACACCGTGCTCGGGCGCGGAACCACCGTCATCGACACCGAGGACGGAAGCCTGCGCGACTATCTCGAATCGCTGCGCCGGCTGCGGGGACTCGGGCAGCGAGTGGTGCTGCCCGGTCACGGTCCCGAACTCGGCGACCTGAGCGCCGTCACCGAGATGTACCTGGCGCACCGGGAGGAACGGCTCGAGCAGGTGCGTGGGGCGTTACGCGAACTCGGTGACGACGCCACCGCACGCCAGATCGTCGAACATGTCTACACCGATGTCGACGAGAAGCTGTGGGACGCCGCGGAGCAGAGCGTGCAGGCCCAGCTCGACTATCTCCACGGCTGA
- a CDS encoding ArsA family ATPase: MATTDSGARHVGWPSRLTKARLHFVSGKGGTGKSTIAAALALALAAGGRRVLLVEVEERQGIAQLFDVPPLPYEEVKIATAERGGQVNALAIDIEAAFLEYLDMFYNLGLAGRAMRRIGAIEFATTIAPGLRDVLLTGKIKEIVVRPSKMRDAKHKRSGYDAVVVDSPPTGRISRFLDVTKAVSDLAKGGPVHSQAEGVVKLLHSEQTAIHLVTLLEALPIQETLEAIDELRELNLPIGSVIVNRNIPAYLSPEDLAKAADGDLNADAIRAGLSKARISLSDQDFAGLLTETIQHATRIQARKESAELLDEIDIPRLELPALTDGVDLGSLYELAEELAAQGVR; this comes from the coding sequence GTGGCAACCACAGACAGCGGCGCCAGACACGTCGGTTGGCCGTCGCGCCTGACGAAGGCGCGACTGCATTTCGTATCCGGCAAGGGCGGAACCGGCAAATCAACGATCGCCGCGGCTCTGGCCCTCGCACTGGCCGCAGGTGGGCGCAGGGTTCTGCTCGTGGAGGTCGAGGAGCGTCAGGGCATCGCGCAGCTCTTCGATGTGCCGCCGCTGCCCTACGAGGAAGTCAAGATCGCCACGGCCGAACGCGGCGGACAGGTCAACGCGCTGGCCATCGACATCGAGGCCGCGTTCCTGGAATACCTCGACATGTTCTACAACCTCGGTCTCGCCGGGCGCGCGATGCGTCGCATCGGCGCCATCGAATTCGCCACCACCATCGCACCTGGTCTGCGTGACGTGCTGCTCACCGGCAAGATCAAAGAGATCGTGGTGCGGCCTTCGAAGATGCGCGACGCCAAGCACAAACGCAGCGGATACGACGCCGTCGTCGTGGATTCCCCTCCGACAGGCCGTATTTCGCGCTTCCTCGACGTCACCAAGGCCGTCTCGGATCTGGCCAAGGGCGGGCCGGTGCACTCCCAGGCCGAGGGCGTGGTGAAACTCCTGCACTCCGAGCAGACGGCGATCCACCTCGTGACACTGCTGGAGGCGCTGCCCATCCAGGAGACCCTGGAGGCCATCGACGAGCTCAGGGAACTGAACCTGCCGATCGGCAGCGTCATCGTCAACCGCAACATCCCCGCGTACCTGTCGCCGGAGGATCTGGCCAAGGCCGCCGACGGCGACCTCAACGCCGACGCGATCCGCGCGGGGTTGAGCAAGGCCCGAATCTCGTTGTCGGACCAGGATTTCGCCGGTCTGCTCACCGAGACCATCCAGCACGCGACGCGCATCCAGGCCCGCAAGGAAAGTGCGGAACTGCTCGACGAGATCGACATCCCGCGCCTGGAGCTTCCCGCCCTGACCGACGGTGTCGATCTCGGCAGCCTCTACGAACTCGCCGAAGAACTTGCCGCCCAGGGGGTCAGATGA
- a CDS encoding amino acid permease, translating into MLEPNSELSSPDEPRSGLARSLKTRHMTMIAIGGAIGAGLFVGSGAVIKTAGPAAILSYILAGVLVLCTLRMLGEMVVAKPRAGAFADYARMGIGPWAGFTLGWLYWYYYVIIIAVEAVAGANILSAWVGLPLWLMAMLLMAVLTATNLISVRWFGEFEFWFSGIKVAAIVSFIVLGLLWVLGAWPGDTGGLTNLVSHGGFAPNGLGSIFGAVVVVIFAFGGAEIVTIAAAESAEPAKSVARATTGVIWRIILFYVGSIFLVVCLLPWNDASVLSSPYVAALEKRHIPGAGLIMNFVILTAVLSVLNSSIYTSSRMLRVLASHGDAPDWLVQTNTRGVPTRAILASTVVGWISVILAYIAPDSLFLFLVNSCGVVAIFMYVMIGASQLRVRRAVERDDPARLTLKMWFFPYLTVAVIGCFVLVLVAMLFDADQRVQLLASVVSLVVVLVAYVLRKRYGQVPATAEIGDADAARPAEGADERR; encoded by the coding sequence ATGCTGGAACCGAATTCGGAACTGTCCTCGCCCGACGAACCCCGCTCGGGCCTCGCCAGGTCGCTGAAAACGCGGCACATGACCATGATCGCGATCGGCGGGGCCATCGGCGCCGGCCTGTTCGTCGGCAGCGGCGCGGTGATCAAAACCGCGGGCCCCGCGGCGATCCTGTCCTACATCCTGGCCGGGGTGCTCGTCCTGTGCACCCTGCGGATGCTCGGCGAGATGGTCGTGGCCAAGCCGAGGGCGGGCGCATTCGCCGACTACGCCCGGATGGGGATCGGGCCGTGGGCCGGGTTCACCCTCGGCTGGCTGTACTGGTACTACTACGTGATCATCATCGCGGTGGAAGCCGTTGCGGGAGCGAACATCCTGTCCGCCTGGGTGGGACTGCCGCTGTGGCTGATGGCCATGTTGTTGATGGCGGTGTTGACCGCGACCAACCTGATCTCGGTGCGGTGGTTCGGCGAGTTCGAGTTCTGGTTCTCCGGCATCAAGGTCGCCGCCATCGTGTCCTTCATCGTCCTCGGCCTGCTGTGGGTGCTCGGGGCGTGGCCCGGCGACACCGGTGGATTGACGAACCTGGTGTCGCACGGGGGTTTTGCGCCCAACGGGCTCGGATCGATCTTCGGGGCCGTTGTGGTGGTGATCTTCGCGTTCGGCGGGGCCGAGATCGTCACGATCGCCGCCGCGGAGAGCGCCGAACCGGCGAAATCGGTCGCCAGGGCCACCACCGGCGTCATCTGGCGGATCATTCTGTTCTACGTCGGGTCCATCTTCCTGGTGGTGTGCCTGCTGCCGTGGAATGACGCCTCCGTGCTGTCCAGCCCGTACGTCGCCGCCCTGGAGAAACGGCACATCCCCGGTGCGGGACTGATCATGAATTTCGTCATCCTCACCGCGGTGCTTTCGGTGCTGAACTCGTCGATCTACACGTCCTCGCGCATGCTGCGGGTGCTCGCATCGCACGGCGACGCGCCGGATTGGCTGGTGCAGACCAACACTCGCGGTGTGCCCACCCGCGCGATCCTGGCCAGCACCGTCGTCGGATGGATCTCGGTGATCCTGGCCTACATCGCGCCGGACTCGCTGTTCTTGTTCCTGGTGAACTCCTGCGGCGTGGTCGCGATCTTCATGTACGTGATGATCGGCGCCTCGCAGCTGCGGGTGCGCCGTGCCGTCGAACGTGACGATCCCGCCAGGCTGACGCTGAAGATGTGGTTCTTCCCGTACCTGACGGTCGCGGTGATCGGGTGCTTCGTGCTGGTCCTGGTGGCCATGCTGTTCGACGCCGATCAGCGGGTGCAGCTGCTGGCCAGCGTGGTGAGCCTGGTCGTCGTCCTGGTCGCCTACGTCCTGCGCAAGCGCTACGGGCAGGTGCCGGCCACCGCCGAGATCGGGGACGCCGATGCGGCCCGACCCGCCGAGGGCGCTGACGAACGGCGATGA
- a CDS encoding serine hydrolase, whose amino-acid sequence MSDVFTAASSRLAATATWSVRITDLGTGEILWEHDAERVLKTASIGKVFLLAEVARRFEDKTLDPDEIVAAVPDDVVADSGILYLLQQQDFRIDDLCLLIGAVSDNMATNILLRRLGLDEVQRATMDLGFTASGLRDQVRLNRSRDDPLTLSTGNAAELCEFVARLHAGEIHGAAVSHRVRTWLGVNTDLSMVARAFGLDPLAHTGSDAGFELWNKTGTISDARIDIGCVATADGSRSVGYAVLANWAWGEDHRDRVLDTMGYLGAEIRRYLEAGAQAGSVTPVI is encoded by the coding sequence ATGAGCGATGTCTTCACCGCAGCGTCGTCGCGGCTGGCCGCGACGGCGACCTGGTCGGTGCGCATCACCGACCTGGGCACCGGCGAGATCCTGTGGGAACACGACGCGGAGCGGGTGCTCAAGACCGCCAGCATCGGCAAGGTCTTCCTGCTGGCCGAGGTGGCGCGTCGGTTCGAGGACAAGACGCTCGACCCCGACGAGATCGTCGCCGCGGTACCCGACGACGTGGTGGCCGATTCCGGGATTCTCTATCTGCTGCAGCAGCAGGACTTTCGAATCGACGACCTGTGCTTGCTGATCGGCGCGGTGAGCGACAACATGGCCACCAACATCCTGCTGCGCAGGCTCGGGCTCGATGAGGTTCAACGTGCCACAATGGATCTCGGGTTCACGGCGAGTGGACTGCGAGACCAGGTGCGGTTGAACCGATCCCGTGACGACCCGCTCACCCTGTCGACGGGAAACGCCGCGGAGCTGTGTGAGTTCGTGGCGCGCCTGCACGCAGGTGAGATCCACGGCGCCGCGGTGTCGCACCGGGTGCGCACCTGGCTGGGCGTCAACACCGATCTGTCCATGGTGGCGCGCGCCTTCGGTCTGGATCCCTTGGCCCACACCGGATCCGACGCCGGATTCGAACTGTGGAACAAGACCGGCACGATCTCCGACGCGCGGATCGACATCGGATGCGTCGCCACGGCCGACGGGAGCCGCAGCGTCGGCTATGCCGTGCTGGCGAACTGGGCGTGGGGCGAGGACCACCGCGACCGGGTGCTGGACACCATGGGGTATCTGGGCGCCGAGATCCGTCGCTACCTCGAAGCCGGTGCTCAGGCCGGTTCGGTGACCCCGGTGATCTGA
- a CDS encoding ArsA family ATPase → MSTTPPALDMGSILADTSNRVVVCCGAGGVGKTTAAAAMALRAAEYGRTVVVLTIDPARRLAQALGIKDLGNTPQRVPLAPEVTGELHAMMLDMRRTFDEMVMQYSGAGVADQILENQFYQTVATSLAGTQEYMAMEKLGQLLSEDKWDLVVVDTPPSRNALDFLDAPKRLGSFMDSRLWRMLLAPGRGIGKLVTGAVGLAMKAMSTVLGSQMLSDAAGFVQSLDATFGGFREKADRTYDLLKRRGTQFVVVSAAEPDALREASFFVDRLSSEHMPLAGLILNRTHPTLCELHAEKAEEAADELVAEDPESLTAAVLRIHAERAQTAKREVRLLSRFTGANPHVAIVGVPSLPFDVSDLEALRAIADQITGVTEPA, encoded by the coding sequence ATGAGCACCACACCACCGGCCCTGGACATGGGCTCGATTCTGGCCGACACCTCCAACCGCGTCGTGGTGTGTTGCGGCGCAGGCGGTGTCGGCAAGACCACGGCCGCCGCGGCGATGGCGCTGCGCGCCGCCGAGTACGGCCGCACCGTCGTGGTCCTCACCATCGACCCGGCCAGGCGACTCGCGCAGGCACTGGGCATCAAGGATCTCGGCAATACGCCGCAACGGGTTCCGCTGGCCCCCGAGGTCACGGGTGAACTGCACGCGATGATGCTCGACATGCGTCGCACGTTCGACGAGATGGTGATGCAGTACTCGGGTGCCGGCGTTGCCGACCAGATCCTGGAGAACCAGTTCTACCAGACCGTGGCCACTTCGCTTGCGGGCACGCAGGAGTACATGGCGATGGAGAAACTCGGGCAGTTGCTGTCCGAGGACAAATGGGATCTGGTGGTGGTGGACACGCCGCCGTCGCGCAACGCCCTGGACTTCCTGGACGCGCCGAAGCGCCTGGGCAGCTTCATGGACAGCCGCCTGTGGCGCATGCTGCTGGCGCCCGGTCGCGGTATCGGCAAACTCGTGACGGGTGCGGTGGGGCTCGCGATGAAAGCGATGTCGACCGTGCTGGGTTCTCAGATGCTTTCCGACGCAGCCGGTTTCGTGCAGTCCCTGGACGCCACGTTCGGCGGTTTCCGGGAGAAGGCGGACCGTACCTATGATCTGCTCAAGCGGCGCGGCACCCAGTTCGTGGTGGTGTCGGCGGCCGAACCGGACGCGCTGCGGGAGGCCTCGTTCTTCGTCGACCGGTTGTCCAGCGAGCACATGCCGCTGGCGGGGTTGATCCTCAACCGCACGCATCCGACGCTGTGCGAGCTGCACGCCGAGAAGGCCGAGGAGGCCGCCGACGAGTTGGTCGCGGAGGATCCCGAGTCGTTGACGGCGGCAGTGCTGCGCATCCATGCCGAGCGCGCGCAGACGGCGAAGCGTGAGGTGCGCCTGCTGTCACGGTTCACCGGCGCCAATCCGCACGTCGCGATCGTCGGGGTGCCCTCGCTGCCGTTCGACGTGTCCGACCTCGAGGCGCTGCGGGCGATCGCCGATCAGATCACCGGGGTCACCGAACCGGCCTGA
- a CDS encoding RidA family protein: protein MSGASWSSRLTELGVELPGVVPPVAAYVPAVHTGNHVYTSGQLPIKGGELLKAGKVGAEVSAEEAKELARVCGLNALAAVHALVGIDSVVKVVKVVGFVASAPGFGGQPGVVNGASELFGEIFGDAGAHARSAVGVAELPLNAPVEVEIIVEVTPGLA from the coding sequence GTGAGCGGCGCGTCCTGGTCGTCGCGGTTGACCGAGCTGGGCGTCGAGCTGCCTGGTGTGGTTCCGCCGGTGGCGGCCTATGTGCCTGCCGTGCACACCGGCAACCACGTCTACACCTCGGGGCAGCTGCCGATCAAGGGCGGTGAACTGCTCAAGGCGGGCAAGGTCGGCGCCGAGGTGAGCGCCGAGGAGGCCAAGGAGCTCGCGCGGGTGTGCGGGCTCAACGCGTTGGCCGCGGTGCACGCGCTCGTCGGCATCGATTCCGTCGTCAAGGTGGTCAAGGTCGTCGGGTTCGTCGCGTCGGCCCCCGGCTTCGGCGGCCAGCCCGGCGTCGTCAACGGTGCCTCCGAACTGTTCGGCGAGATCTTCGGCGACGCGGGCGCGCACGCGCGCTCGGCGGTCGGGGTGGCCGAGTTGCCGCTCAACGCCCCGGTCGAGGTCGAGATCATCGTCGAGGTCACGCCGGGCCTCGCGTGA
- a CDS encoding diaminopimelate decarboxylase has product MIDATPGAWRPLPGPDAILQRRKQIVADVVRQGFIDDLHPLCGVLDLDTLDELMWSLQAVYPAELPAVHTIAAKAITLRPVLARFADAGFGCEVASPGELELALAAGFPAERIVFDSPAKTTTEIARALELGVSFNVDNFEELARVDQAVSQAVARIGRPRSVIGMRLNPQTGAGAIDAMSTATSTSKFGIGLADHRDEIVTAFAMRPWLSQLHVHSGSQGMRLEHAAEGVRLTAEVAADIDKRVGFQQIQRIDVGGGLPVNFRSDRITPTFADHRAALQAAVPQLFDGTYTLVTEFGRALTAKAGTVVARVEYTKVTGGRPIAITHAGVQVATRSIFAPEAWPLRVEVYDPHGRRREDPALVQDVAGPACFTGDMLAVGRELPAVHPGDLVAVPDTGGYYFSTHFSYNALPRPAVYTVGTDSAGDRRWSLARRAQTIEQIVTEAGEPSLKPLPFVSPACPSD; this is encoded by the coding sequence GTGATTGACGCAACACCGGGTGCCTGGCGTCCACTGCCCGGTCCGGACGCAATCCTGCAGCGGCGCAAACAGATCGTCGCCGACGTGGTCCGGCAGGGCTTCATCGACGACCTGCACCCGCTGTGCGGGGTGCTCGACCTGGACACCCTCGACGAACTGATGTGGTCGCTGCAAGCGGTCTATCCCGCCGAGCTGCCCGCCGTGCACACGATCGCGGCCAAGGCGATCACGCTGCGACCGGTGCTCGCGCGGTTCGCCGACGCGGGATTCGGCTGCGAGGTGGCCAGCCCGGGCGAACTCGAACTGGCGCTCGCGGCCGGTTTCCCGGCCGAACGTATCGTGTTCGACTCCCCGGCCAAGACCACGACGGAGATCGCGCGGGCGCTCGAGCTGGGGGTGTCGTTCAACGTCGACAACTTCGAGGAACTGGCGCGGGTCGACCAGGCCGTCTCCCAGGCCGTCGCTCGCATCGGCAGGCCCCGTTCGGTGATCGGGATGCGGTTGAACCCCCAGACCGGTGCCGGCGCCATCGACGCGATGAGCACGGCCACCTCCACCTCGAAGTTCGGGATCGGGTTGGCCGATCACCGCGACGAGATCGTCACCGCATTCGCGATGCGGCCCTGGCTGTCCCAGTTGCACGTGCACAGCGGCTCGCAAGGGATGCGCCTCGAGCATGCGGCCGAGGGGGTGCGCCTCACCGCAGAGGTGGCCGCCGACATCGACAAACGGGTCGGATTCCAGCAGATCCAGCGGATCGACGTCGGCGGCGGACTGCCCGTGAACTTCCGATCCGACCGCATCACACCGACTTTCGCCGATCACCGGGCGGCGCTGCAGGCCGCGGTACCGCAACTGTTCGACGGAACCTACACGCTGGTGACCGAATTCGGCCGAGCCTTGACCGCCAAGGCGGGCACCGTGGTCGCCCGCGTCGAGTACACGAAGGTGACCGGCGGCCGACCCATCGCCATCACCCACGCCGGCGTCCAGGTGGCCACCCGCTCGATCTTCGCACCGGAGGCGTGGCCACTGCGGGTCGAGGTGTACGACCCGCACGGGCGGCGCCGCGAGGACCCGGCCCTGGTGCAGGATGTGGCCGGGCCGGCCTGCTTCACCGGTGACATGCTGGCTGTCGGCCGTGAACTGCCTGCTGTTCACCCGGGGGACCTGGTCGCCGTTCCCGACACGGGAGGGTATTACTTCTCGACCCACTTCTCCTACAACGCATTACCCCGACCTGCCGTCTACACCGTGGGGACCGACTCCGCAGGTGACCGACGGTGGTCACTGGCCCGCCGGGCTCAGACGATCGAACAGATCGTCACCGAGGCCGGTGAACCGTCACTCAAGCCGTTGCCGTTCGTCTCACCCGCCTGCCCCTCCGACTGA
- a CDS encoding WhiB family transcriptional regulator, with protein sequence MSATHTVARKASTLSTTSNTAHHRDAEARIAWVSQARCRQADPDELFVRGAAQRKAAVICRHCPVILECGADALDNRVEFGVWGGMTERQRRALLKQHPEVSSWADFFAAQRKHRSAV encoded by the coding sequence GTGTCAGCTACACATACTGTCGCACGCAAGGCGAGCACTCTCTCGACAACCTCGAACACCGCACATCATCGCGACGCCGAAGCACGGATTGCCTGGGTGTCGCAGGCGCGCTGCCGCCAGGCCGATCCCGACGAGTTGTTCGTCCGTGGCGCGGCGCAACGCAAGGCCGCTGTCATCTGCAGGCACTGCCCGGTGATTCTCGAATGCGGCGCGGACGCGCTCGACAATCGAGTGGAATTCGGCGTGTGGGGAGGCATGACCGAACGACAGCGCCGGGCGTTGCTCAAGCAGCATCCGGAAGTGAGCTCCTGGGCCGATTTCTTCGCCGCCCAGCGCAAGCACCGCAGCGCCGTCTGA
- the crp gene encoding cAMP-activated global transcriptional regulator CRP yields the protein MDEILARAGIFQGVEPTAVAALTKQLQPVDFPRGHTVFAEGEPGDRLYIIISGKVKIGRRSPDGRENLLTIMGPSDMFGELSIFDPGPRTSSATTITEVRAVSMDRDALRAWIADRPEIAEQLLRVLARRLRRTNNNLADLIFTDVPGRVAKQLLQLAQRFGTQEGGALRVTHDLTQEEIAQLVGASRETVNKALADFAHRGWIRLEGKSVLISDSERLARRAR from the coding sequence GTGGACGAGATCCTGGCCAGGGCCGGAATCTTCCAGGGAGTCGAACCCACCGCCGTAGCGGCGCTGACCAAGCAGTTGCAGCCCGTCGACTTCCCGCGCGGGCACACCGTGTTCGCCGAAGGTGAGCCCGGCGATCGGCTGTACATCATCATCTCCGGCAAGGTGAAGATCGGCCGCCGGTCCCCGGACGGTCGGGAGAACCTGCTGACGATCATGGGTCCGTCGGACATGTTCGGTGAACTGTCGATCTTCGACCCGGGCCCCAGGACGTCGAGCGCCACCACGATCACCGAGGTCCGCGCGGTCTCGATGGACCGCGACGCGCTGCGCGCCTGGATCGCCGACCGGCCGGAGATCGCCGAGCAGCTGCTGCGCGTGCTCGCCCGCCGGCTGCGCCGCACCAACAACAACCTGGCGGACCTGATCTTCACCGACGTGCCGGGACGTGTCGCCAAGCAGCTGCTGCAGCTGGCGCAGCGCTTCGGCACCCAGGAGGGCGGCGCGCTGCGCGTCACGCATGATCTGACGCAGGAAGAGATCGCCCAGCTGGTCGGCGCGTCCCGCGAGACCGTCAACAAGGCGCTGGCCGATTTCGCGCACCGCGGCTGGATCCGCCTGGAGGGCAAGAGCGTGCTGATCTCCGACAGCGAGCGTCTGGCCCGCCGCGCCCGGTAG
- a CDS encoding PucR family transcriptional regulator produces the protein MSEPAAALPLSAIVSGAAGMLVPVPVPGQSPDDPLLTDVVLHEPGAPADYRAAIVLVSTRIDDRFALGSLLDEVGTAGAVVLPPGATTDVSVVPAHTTRLFRRSPWVGWSELFRVLVRLLGAGRIVDPAPQVDNLQALARWISTRTGAPVTIEDLESRVLAYAVVGREVDPIRNQTILGGAVPAWRVERLMSTGFLPAVWRSDDVIVRNAEDGDPARMVVSVKSGGETLGTIWAAFDDGTDRQALRQLLLQVRQTAAAMMLREVHRDQYERRLRESALVDLISRGVDPGVPATLLGLQPDTRHVVVALGADTPESRALMFHVQALRAGARPARVGTDLLVVVPLADGEVTDADVAGNLTEHLARVSPSRPGAVAVGLAVGSILDLRRSAVVARQVLDAAALDIGCRRLRDTMPPVLTAADVADPLTLIRAADLLEPLGDTIAEPLHALRRHDSEHGTSFVDTVAAVLDHPGNLSGAARELGIHVNSLRYRLDRISGVCGLDLQSAAARLRAALGLLVWERRGELRPTRRIVDFDGNRGPD, from the coding sequence GTGAGTGAGCCCGCCGCTGCGCTGCCGTTGTCGGCGATCGTTTCCGGCGCCGCCGGAATGTTGGTACCGGTGCCCGTCCCCGGGCAATCCCCCGACGACCCGCTGCTGACCGACGTCGTCCTGCACGAGCCCGGCGCACCGGCGGACTACCGTGCCGCCATCGTTCTGGTCAGCACCCGGATCGACGACCGCTTCGCGCTCGGATCGCTGCTCGACGAGGTGGGGACCGCCGGGGCCGTCGTACTTCCGCCCGGCGCCACCACCGACGTGTCGGTGGTGCCCGCCCACACCACCAGGCTGTTCCGGCGCTCCCCGTGGGTCGGGTGGAGCGAACTGTTCAGGGTGCTGGTCCGCCTGCTCGGCGCGGGCCGCATCGTCGACCCCGCGCCGCAAGTCGACAACCTGCAGGCCCTGGCCCGCTGGATCAGCACCCGCACCGGGGCGCCGGTGACGATCGAGGATCTCGAATCCCGGGTGCTCGCATACGCCGTCGTCGGGCGGGAAGTCGACCCCATCCGGAACCAGACCATCCTCGGTGGCGCGGTACCGGCCTGGCGCGTCGAACGGCTGATGTCCACCGGATTCCTGCCCGCGGTCTGGCGCTCCGACGACGTGATCGTCCGCAACGCCGAGGACGGTGACCCGGCCCGCATGGTGGTGTCGGTGAAATCCGGGGGCGAGACGCTGGGGACGATCTGGGCGGCGTTCGACGACGGCACCGACCGGCAGGCTCTGCGCCAACTGCTGCTGCAGGTGCGCCAGACCGCCGCGGCGATGATGCTCCGCGAAGTCCATCGCGACCAGTACGAACGCCGGCTTCGGGAGTCGGCACTGGTCGATCTGATCTCGCGCGGTGTGGATCCCGGGGTGCCCGCGACGCTGCTCGGTCTGCAACCCGACACCCGGCACGTCGTCGTCGCGCTGGGCGCCGACACACCCGAATCCCGCGCCCTGATGTTCCACGTGCAGGCGCTGCGGGCCGGCGCGCGGCCCGCGCGGGTGGGCACCGACCTTCTCGTCGTGGTCCCGCTGGCAGACGGCGAGGTGACCGACGCCGACGTCGCAGGCAATCTGACCGAGCACCTGGCCCGGGTTTCGCCCAGCCGCCCCGGCGCGGTCGCGGTGGGTTTGGCCGTCGGCTCGATCCTGGATCTGCGGCGCTCGGCTGTGGTCGCGCGTCAGGTGCTCGACGCCGCCGCACTCGACATCGGCTGCCGACGCCTGCGTGACACGATGCCACCCGTGCTCACGGCCGCCGACGTGGCCGACCCGCTCACCCTGATCCGCGCGGCAGACCTGCTCGAACCGCTCGGGGACACCATCGCCGAACCGTTGCACGCCCTGCGCCGCCACGACAGCGAGCACGGCACCTCGTTCGTCGACACGGTCGCGGCGGTGCTGGACCACCCCGGCAACTTGAGCGGTGCGGCCCGCGAACTCGGCATCCACGTCAACTCGCTGCGGTACCGGCTGGACCGGATCAGTGGCGTGTGCGGTCTCGACCTGCAGTCGGCGGCCGCGCGCCTGCGCGCGGCGCTCGGCCTGCTGGTGTGGGAGCGGCGGGGCGAGTTGCGGCCCACACGCAGGATTGTCGACTTCGACGGAAATCGGGGACCCGATTAG
- a CDS encoding DUF4177 domain-containing protein, translating to MSEPTRWEYATVPLLTHATKQILDQWGSDGWELVSVLPGPTGEQHVAYLKRPK from the coding sequence ATGAGTGAACCGACTCGCTGGGAGTACGCCACGGTGCCGTTGCTGACCCATGCCACCAAACAGATCCTTGACCAGTGGGGCAGTGACGGCTGGGAACTGGTCTCGGTCCTGCCCGGGCCGACCGGTGAACAGCACGTCGCCTACCTGAAGCGGCCGAAGTGA